A region of the Paenibacillus thermoaerophilus genome:
ACGACAAAAACCAGTACCGGAAGCGCTTGGCTCCACCGCTTCTGATACGCGATAAAGGCCAGAAACGCAATCCCCTGGATGCAAAACGCAAATCGCAGCAGCGGCAGCAGGTTGAACAACAGCACATACATCGTCGAATCAAAATCCGGACGCACGACCAATTCCAACAAAAGCGCGATCAGGTAAATCCACACCATCGATTTGGGAAGCATCCATTCGCGTACGGGAGGCATACCCGGCAAAGCTTCTCCCATCCGATTGAGTATGGCCCGGGAAATCCAGTGAGTCAAAACCGCATAGTAGAACGAGATGCCGATAAGGAACATCGGGACGCTGCTTTTGATCGCCTGGATCGTCTGGTCGACGAGTTCCTGCGACAGCTCCACGTTCAGTATTTTCATCGCATTCGTCATGCTGTCGCGCATGTACGACTCCAACGAGCCGAAGACGTCGACCTGCATGGCGGTCAGGATAACAAGCAGCAGCAGCATTTGTCCGAGCATCGCCAAAATACCGCCGGTCACGACCGACTTGGCGGGGGCCCTTCGTTTATAGAGCGTGCCCATTACGACCGTAGGACCCAGGAAAAATAGAGCCGGGATAATCGCCGCCAACCCTAATGCCCCTGCGCCGAGCAGCATCGGCATGAGGCAGGCGAGCGCCAGCGAGACGGCATATACCGCGGCAAACCGTCCGCGCGAGAGCCGGACGAACAGAATGACCATCGGAATGAGGAAAACATGAACTGTAAATACGGCAAAAAATGTCATTGTCAGAAGCAGCATCAAAAAGAACAGACCGCTCCATAGCCATACCGACCGTTGCTCGCGGTTCAAGGGCTTCACCTCTGTAGAAAAGGCCATTAAAGCATATTATAGCACAAGCTTCGACTTCACGCATAAACCGCTAAAGAAACGGGCGCGCCCGCCGCTCCCGATAGACGAAAAGACCCCCGAGCCGCCATAAGCGGTCGAGGGTCGCCGCATACTCCTCGAATCAGTCCGTGGAGTACGGAAGCAGTGCGACTTGACGCGAACGTTTGATCGCAACCGTCAGCATACGCTGATATTTAGCCGAAGTGCCGGTAACGCGACGCGGCAAAATTTTACCGCGCTCGCTGATGAACTTTTTGAGCGTCTCGACATCTTTGTAGTCGATGTGCTTGATTTTGTTCACCGTGAAGTAGCAAACTTTACGGCGTTTGCCCCGTCCACGGCGGCCGCCGAAGCGGCGCTCGCTGCGTTCCGGACGGTCGCCGCGTTCCGGGCGGTCCGTACGTTCCGGGCGTTCCGGACGTGCCGCAGCCGTTTGAGTTGTTTCGGACATGTGTTCTCCATCCTTTCTATTCCGAATGAATCTTCCTCAGAAGGGTAAATCGTCATCGGAGATATCGACCGGCTTCCCGTCATCGGCAAACGGATCGTGATTGTCCCGGGAAGGCATCCCGCCAGCCGGACGACGTTGAGCCGATCCGTAGCCGCCTTGGCCTTGCAAGCCGTAACCCGAACCTTGGCTTCCGCCGCCGTAACCCGCATCGTAACCGCCTTGTCCGCCTTGAAGGCCGAATCCGCCATCGTCGCTATTCCGCTGAGAATTCGGAGACTCCAGAAAACGCACGTTGTCCGCGACCACTTCGGTCACATACACCCTGCGCCCTTCGTTGTTGTCATAGCTGCGCACTTGTATGCGGCCCTCGACAGCAGTCAGGCGTCCTTTGCGCAGATAGTTCGCGCAAGTTTCCGCCAATTGCCGCCAAGTCACGATGGGAATGAAGTCCGCTTCGCGTTCGCCCCCCTGATTGGTGAACGGACGGTCTACAGCGAGCGTAAATTGCGTAACGGCG
Encoded here:
- a CDS encoding DUF2232 domain-containing protein, with translation MNREQRSVWLWSGLFFLMLLLTMTFFAVFTVHVFLIPMVILFVRLSRGRFAAVYAVSLALACLMPMLLGAGALGLAAIIPALFFLGPTVVMGTLYKRRAPAKSVVTGGILAMLGQMLLLLVILTAMQVDVFGSLESYMRDSMTNAMKILNVELSQELVDQTIQAIKSSVPMFLIGISFYYAVLTHWISRAILNRMGEALPGMPPVREWMLPKSMVWIYLIALLLELVVRPDFDSTMYVLLFNLLPLLRFAFCIQGIAFLAFIAYQKRWSQALPVLVFVVTLLIAPLQHFISLLGVFDVAFPLRQRFLKR
- the rpsR gene encoding 30S ribosomal protein S18 — its product is MSETTQTAAARPERPERTDRPERGDRPERSERRFGGRRGRGKRRKVCYFTVNKIKHIDYKDVETLKKFISERGKILPRRVTGTSAKYQRMLTVAIKRSRQVALLPYSTD
- the ssb gene encoding single-stranded DNA-binding protein yields the protein MLNRVILIGRLTRDPELRYTPSGVAVTQFTLAVDRPFTNQGGEREADFIPIVTWRQLAETCANYLRKGRLTAVEGRIQVRSYDNNEGRRVYVTEVVADNVRFLESPNSQRNSDDGGFGLQGGQGGYDAGYGGGSQGSGYGLQGQGGYGSAQRRPAGGMPSRDNHDPFADDGKPVDISDDDLPF